In Saccharomyces eubayanus strain FM1318 chromosome X, whole genome shotgun sequence, the genomic window TTGGCAAGCCAAGCCTATGGCTCCTCCTTTGCCTGAGGCTCCTCCTTCTCAACCTTTACAAGCTTAGACGATAGAGATACATTAAAGCCGTTTTCACAGACGTGGAAAATCCTAATCAAAACACACGTTgttaagttttttttttcatgtttgAATGTTCCATTACACTAACTTCTCTTCATATTTCACTTTACTTCAGCCTATTGTTGAAAACCACTATTTCCCAACCAtgtatataatatataaaataaaaaaaaagatatcatGTTTTACTTCTTAAGggaaaatgatgaaaagacaaaCTCGTGtgaaaaactttataaTGTTATATATTAAAACTGTAATGACTATACATACAAAAAGGGCACTGAATGGCAGTTTATGTACGGTATGAGCAATGGGGCGtgcttgaagaaaatgggcAAAGGGAAATCAAATGACAAGATAATTACTCTTCCACAATATGAAGTTTATTGAATTCACTTGAGGGGCCTTCTTGAACGGAATGACTTTCCATAGAGAAGTTGTTAGATAAATTAACATTTCTTTTACCAATAGAGCCGATATCAACGCTATCAGCACTGCCGTCGCCAGCATTAAAATTGTAAACGTAGTTATGATTAGCATCGTTGTCGGAGTCTTTAGTGTTTCTGTTGTCATTTAGCTGTCCTTTTGTATTATCGTGTTTTCTCGATGGGCCAGGTAAAGAAGATCCTGGAGGAAACCATTCACCTGTgaatatttgttttgtgATAAATGGATGTAGCATAGCTTGTTGTGGTGTCCATCTTTCCAACGGATTCAAATTAAGCACACCGCCTAAGAAATGAATCAGACATTCTCTATTCCGCATTTCCTCGTCGATTAGTTCCtgattattttgaataCTTTTAGGATATCTATAGTTTCTGATAATATCCGGCagttttttccatttaaAGTACTGTTTACTTGGCTTTTCCACTATATTATATTCCCTGCAGAACTCTTCTATAGTTTTCATACGATGCTTTTGGGAGGAGTTGCCGCTATCTTCCGGTGCTAATTTTGACATAAACTTCCCAGAATTTTTGCCCATATCTATCATCCACGATGGAGGGTATCCAAGCGTGTCTATTATTCTGGTCAACTGGTTATACTCTGATGCACCTGGGAAAATTGGTATACCCAAAAATAATTCAGCCACAATACAACCCAAAGACCACATATCGATACTAGTCGAATATGGGATGCCCAGTATAATCTCGGGAGCACGATAAAACCTGGACTGTATATAGGTGTAAATAGTTCTTGTCTCTTCACAAGATGaaccaaaatcaatgattttCAATTCTGGCTTATCTGGGGCGAAGAGCAAAATATTTTCCGGTTTTAAATCGCAATGGATTAGTTTACTTTCCTTCAAAACACACAACGAATCTAGAATTTGGGCGGTGAATGTTCTGATCAACTGCATAGACAACCCGTGAAACTTGTTTTGTTTCAACAATTCATACAGGTTATTACTTAATAGTTCGAAGACCAAACACAAATGATTTTTATGAACAAAGGAGTCATGCATCCTTAGGAAATGGTGTTCGTTAGCGGggtctatttttttattcaacaGCTCCAAAATTTTGGCCTCAGTGATACTTTGCGTCAGGTATTCTGTTCTCGACTTGACCACTTTCACAGCCAAGATTTCCTTGGTCAACAGATTTTGGCATTTGACCACCTGACCAAACGTACCTTGCCCCAAAATATCGAGCACAAGGTACTTCCTATTTTGCTCTACACCCAAAACATCGTTCACATAAAGGATATAATCGCTATTAACATTGTCAAACCCGTTATTACATTTGCCTTCGCTAGGTTTTGTAAGCACTCTCTTGGGATTCTTGGATGTTTGGTAGGTAAAGTCTGGAGAGCATAAGGAATACGTGGTAATCAAACTTTTCGTGACACTCACTAAAGGGGATATTGTCTTGGAATTGAGGGACGCACGCCTGAATTTTGGAGTTGCGTTTATAACTGGTTGAAGGTCGTTTTTAGAATTGCATGGTTGCATTTGTGGAATCGATAATTTCTGCCCTTGCACTTCATCTCTCCGTAACTGCTTGAAAGGCGGCTGCAGGGGAGGGCTTGTGCTTGGGGGGTATGCACTCAGTCTCCTATAAGGTGACATCGCCGGTATGGAGTTTGTTCCTTGGTTAGCGTTCGAATTTATAGAGGGAAAATTAGACGAGTAATTCGCCGTAGCCAAACTCTGCCTTCTTTGAAACTCTTGACGATCATAAAGGGAGGGTACAAATCTAGAGCCAAACTGTGAAGGATTGATAGCGCTTTGCTGATATgcttgttgctgttgctcTTGCTGGTAAGCAGAAGAGAACTGGCCGTTGGCGTTGGCTGACAGACTCGTGTTAGAGTTCGTGAAAGCAGGATAGCTGTCGTATTCAAATGGGTTTGGCGCAGGCGCCCTGGATGGAGGAACAACCAGACTAGATTTGCGTCGTCTGTAGGCATCCAAGCTCTCATTAGTGTTTGGATCATCGTATTTTGGGGGATAGACTAGATTCTGCTGAGAATTAGTGATTTTTTCCTCGCCCCAAGGGTTCACAAATGAGAATTGAGGgttttgttgctgttgttgctgttgttgctgttgttgctgttgttgctgttgttgctgttgttgctgttgttgctgttgttgctgttgttgctgttgttgctgttgttgctgttgttgttgctgttgttgctgttgttgttgttgttgctgttgttgctgttgttgctgttgttgctgttgttgctgttgttgctgttgttgttgctgttgttgctgctgctgctgctgctgctgctgctgctgctgctgctgctgctgtgTGGGCCTTTGAGATGTTTGGCCCATGTATGACGGATTCCATATACCGCCCCCCAAATGACTAGTGTCCTGGCTCTCTCTACTCGAGGTCATACTGGTGTCACTGTGTGAGAGTAAAGTCGGGCTCAGAGACGTATTCTtattgctgttgctgctgctggagttgttattgtttgatgttttcaTGATTCTTCAAACTAGCATGTGAAAATGGTTATGCGAAAAATGGCCCTTGTACAACTATAGTTTTGCCTTTCACTTAAAACTGTCACCGATCGCTTCTCTCTCAAAACGTACGGACAGTGATCTGGTCTCTAAAATTACCACCACTTGATACCTTATATCTGTTTAACAACTATTATTCAATGTTCAACCCAGGAGGGGGTATGTGAAGAGGGGGCTAGCTGGAACAAATTTTGTTAGAAGGGGCAGTTAGGTCTTGAGAATCTCTGCGtatatttttggttttcgtTAGGGCCAACATATGAAGCTTGGCTATTTATTTAGGTCTTTTAAAGGTGACTTAGGCTTTTGTGCTCGTAATTCGCGACATTGATAGGGTTGGagtttttgcttttttcgCAGTTTTCGCAGGTTCAATCACTAAACACATTGTAGAGccaagatgaagaaaagagctTTACATGTACTGCTGGAAGCTACAATTATGGTTGGATAAGGGAGTGCACAAGCTTCCATTTTCATCGAGTAGCACAAcagaaaacagaaaatgaatgtTTCCACATCGACGTTCCAAACAAGACGGAGAAGATTGAAGAAAgtggaggaagaagaaaatgctgCCACTTTGCAACTGGGCCAGGAGTTCCAATTGAGACAGATAAATCACCAGggtgaagaggaagagCTGATTGCCTTGAATTTGAGTGAGGCCAGGCTAGTGATCAAAGAAGCTCTAATAGAACGTAGGAGAGCGTTTAAAAGATCACAGAAAAAACACAAGAGGAAGCATATGAAGCACGAAAGCGCCAATGACGAAACGACTGCTGTGGAGGAAGACGACGAGGATTTGGACGAAGACGATGCTGACGAAGATGACTTCATGCATTCTGAAACtagagaaaaggaattggaGTCCATCGATGTTCTACTAGAACAGACTACGGGTGGGAATAATAAGGATTTAAAAAACACTATGCAGTACTTGACGAGTTTCTCCCGGTTCAGAGACCAGGAAACCGTGGGTGCTGTTATACAGCTGCTGAAAAGCACCGGCTTACACCCGTTTGAGGTGGCGCAACTGGGCTCTTTGGCCTGTGACACAGCAGACGAGGCAAAGACATTAATTCCGAGTTTAAATAACAAGATATCCGACGACGAGCTGGAGAGAATGCTAAAGGAACTATCAAACTTAGAAACTCTCTATTGATAAATGTAtttacgtatatatatatatataggtAATAATGAATTTCACCCCGCGCTGCAATGCAATTTTACAAGACATATTCAGAATTCCTGCCTTGCACCTCTTTTAGAAAGTGTTTGCCGCTCCCATTTTTCCACCACCTCATCAAGCAACTGTGTGGCTCTATGTCTATGACGCTCACGTCATCACTCTTACATCTACATCGTTGGTCGAGCCTTACTGCGTGAGATGCCGGACAGGTACCGAATGGTGAATGGAAATAGCCAAGCTCATCAAAATGAATGATTTCGTCTGGCCTTAGTAACAGGGACACGCCAATGGAATGCACCGGTGCGTCCCCCCATCTCTCGTAATAAAACCCACCCTTGGAGTCCAATGTCTCAAAAAAGGTCTTGTATTCGTCacttctgaaaaaattcaagtcACCGATTTCGAAATTTGACCAAAAATGACACAAATTGTAATCGGAGTTTGCCTCAACAACAGGATAATACTTCCCGACTAAGTTTGAATCGGTCAAAAACGCATAAGCGCTGTCCTCTTTACTCAGGATTTTCCCTTCATTCGTCTCCAAATATTCCTCCACGACGTTCCATAAAGTCGGTATGGTCTCTTCGTATTCATACAATGAAATGACAAACCCGTATTTTTTACCTTTCAATCTCATGACCCTGAATGGATCATACGGGAAATCGCAATAGTACTCGACATTAGGTTCCACTctaaaataataatcatAGTTATTCAATATCGATtgcttgaagaagaatccaGAATTGAACCGACACATATTTCTATACGACCTGGATCCACCGTATAGGACACCCTCTGTCTCCATCTCGTGTAGTCTAGCCTCAAATAATGTTTCATTAATCCATTGTGGTCGGTTCCAATCCTCAGGCGGGATTAAGGCGTACTGGGTCTTCCCACTTGCCATGGCTGTAGTGGCTTCAATGAAGTCTTGGTCAAAGGGAACGTCATTGAGGAACGTCCAATCGTAATGGTATCTCTTATTGAATCTATCTTCTAAGGATCTCATAGAATCTAACGCCCCTTCCAATTCTGAGTTTCTCACTAACATCAGTATCGTTGCATTTTCCCTCTGATAAAAGCAACCAAATTCATCTTGTCTTCTATAATCTAAAGTGTAGTCTTCATAACTATTACGAGACAGTTTCAAATCCGGGAAgtagtttcttcttcggcTTGAGTCATATTGCTCTTTTGCCCTTTGGGATAGATAAGTATATGAATTATCAATGTTTTGACTTTTATGTATGAGGAATAtctgtttgaaaaaaatacagatCAAAAAAGTCCATAGTGGTAAAAAAATGCCAAGGACATAAAGTAAGCCTTTATTTGCCATTTATCAGTTGAATCGTGTACTTTCTTTGACTTTTAATAAAGGCTTCCAAGCATTGAATTTTGTGTGGTGTAAATGTGTAATGTGAATTTACTTCTGTTAGCAGGAAGTGGAGAGGTTTGATGACgcttttattcttttttcactctAGATGAGTAAGTAtgttaaattttttgaaagtgaaCAATAAGAAGGTAAATGAAAGttctacaaaaaaaaagacggGCATGTAATACTAACTGTCTATGCAGTGTTTGGAAATTAATGAAGTATTCATTTTAAGCGAATTTTCGACCCAAAAATCGGATAAATAATCAGAGAAAATTATTTAGTTATTGTacatattatatatttaaatatCTATTATGACAAGTCCCTAACAAAAAGACAATAAAAGGACAGTcgataataaagaaaaaatatgggcaaaataatatcatataaGGGAGCAAGAAAAGAGGATAAGTTAGTATATAgaatatcttttcttgaaaatcaGTTCAACAAAGTAGCAATGTCGGATGGCAATTCTTCGATTTGAGTGGAGTAGAACTTTTCGATTTCTCTCATAGCACCAACGTCTTCATTAGTAACAAAGTTGATGGCAACACCCTTTCTACCGAAACGACCACCTCTACCGATTCTGTGAATATAGTTTTCCTTGTTGGATGGCAAATCGTAGTTGATAACCAAAGAAACTTGTTGGACATCGATACCTCTGGCCAATAAATCAGTGGAGATCAAGATTCTGGAAGAACCACTTCTGAATTCCTTCATAATGGtgtctctttcttgttgNNNNNNNNNNNNNNNNNNNNNNNNNNNNNNNNNNNNNNNNNNNNNNNNNNNNNNNNNNNNNNNNNNNNNNNNNNNNNNNNNNNNNNNNNNNNNNNNNNNNNNNNNNNNNNNNNNNNNNNNNNNNNNNNNNNNNNNNNNNNNNNNNNNNNNNNNNNNNNNNNNNNNNNNNNNNNNNACGTAGAATTGCTTGATACCTTCCA contains:
- the YUR1 gene encoding mannosyltransferase YUR1, which codes for MANKGLLYVLGIFLPLWTFLICIFFKQIFLIHKSQNIDNSYTYLSQRAKEQYDSSRRRNYFPDLKLSRNSYEDYTLDYRRQDEFGCFYQRENATILMLVRNSELEGALDSMRSLEDRFNKRYHYDWTFLNDVPFDQDFIEATTAMASGKTQYALIPPEDWNRPQWINETLFEARLHEMETEGVLYGGSRSYRNMCRFNSGFFFKQSILNNYDYYFRVEPNVEYYCDFPYDPFRVMRLKGKKYGFVISLYEYEETIPTLWNVVEEYLETNEGKILSKEDSAYAFLTDSNLVGKYYPVVEANSDYNLCHFWSNFEIGDLNFFRSDEYKTFFETLDSKGGFYYERWGDAPVHSIGVSLLLRPDEIIHFDELGYFHSPFGTCPASHAVRLDQRCRCKSDDVSVIDIEPHSCLMRWWKNGSGKHFLKEVQGRNSEYVL
- the RPB4 gene encoding DNA-directed RNA polymerase II subunit RPB4, with the protein product MNVSTSTFQTRRRRLKKVEEEENAATLQLGQEFQLRQINHQGEEEELIALNLSEARLVIKEALIERRRAFKRSQKKHKRKHMKHESANDETTAVEEDDEDLDEDDADEDDFMHSETREKELESIDVLLEQTTGGNNKDLKNTMQYLTSFSRFRDQETVGAVIQLLKSTGLHPFEVAQLGSLACDTADEAKTLIPSLNNKISDDELERMLKELSNLETLY
- the YAK1 gene encoding serine/threonine protein kinase YAK1, whose translation is MKTSNNNNSSSSNSNKNTSLSPTLLSHSDTSMTSSRESQDTSHLGGGIWNPSYMGQTSQRPTQQQQQQQQQQQQQQQQQQQQQQQQQQQQQQQQQQQQQQQQQQQQQQQQQQQQQQQQQQQQQQQQQQQQQQQQQQQQQQQQQQQQQNPQFSFVNPWGEEKITNSQQNLVYPPKYDDPNTNESLDAYRRRKSSLVVPPSRAPAPNPFEYDSYPAFTNSNTSLSANANGQFSSAYQQEQQQQAYQQSAINPSQFGSRFVPSLYDRQEFQRRQSLATANYSSNFPSINSNANQGTNSIPAMSPYRRLSAYPPSTSPPLQPPFKQLRRDEVQGQKLSIPQMQPCNSKNDLQPVINATPKFRRASLNSKTISPLVSVTKSLITTYSLCSPDFTYQTSKNPKRVLTKPSEGKCNNGFDNVNSDYILYVNDVLGVEQNRKYLVLDILGQGTFGQVVKCQNLLTKEILAVKVVKSRTEYLTQSITEAKILELLNKKIDPANEHHFLRMHDSFVHKNHLCLVFELLSNNLYELLKQNKFHGLSMQLIRTFTAQILDSLCVLKESKLIHCDLKPENILLFAPDKPELKIIDFGSSCEETRTIYTYIQSRFYRAPEIILGIPYSTSIDMWSLGCIVAELFLGIPIFPGASEYNQLTRIIDTLGYPPSWMIDMGKNSGKFMSKLAPEDSGNSSQKHRMKTIEEFCREYNIVEKPSKQYFKWKKLPDIIRNYRYPKSIQNNQELIDEEMRNRECLIHFLGGVLNLNPLERWTPQQAMLHPFITKQIFTGEWFPPGSSLPGPSRKHDNTKGQLNDNRNTKDSDNDANHNYVYNFNAGDGSADSVDIGSIGKRNVNLSNNFSMESHSVQEGPSSEFNKLHIVEE